A genomic segment from Flavobacterium inviolabile encodes:
- a CDS encoding cytochrome C oxidase subunit IV family protein — protein sequence MAHTHESNTKRIWVVFGLLSIITTVEVILGIIKPHSLYMTDLLSMNLLNWIFIILTVVKAYYIMWAFMHLEGEKSNFRWSIVGPLVFLIIYLVFILLVEGNYIFDVFKNSEYKWIF from the coding sequence ATGGCACATACACACGAATCAAATACAAAAAGAATCTGGGTTGTTTTCGGATTACTATCCATCATCACAACTGTAGAAGTTATTTTAGGTATTATAAAACCACATTCATTGTACATGACAGATTTACTGTCTATGAACTTACTGAACTGGATTTTCATAATTCTTACTGTTGTTAAAGCATACTATATTATGTGGGCTTTTATGCACCTTGAAGGAGAAAAAAGTAATTTTAGATGGTCAATAGTTGGACCGTTAGTTTTTTTAATTATCTATTTAGTGTTCATCTTGCTAGTAGAAGGTAATTATATCTTTGATGTGTTTAAAAATTCTGAATATAAATGGATTTTTTAA